In Sphingomonas sp. SUN019, one genomic interval encodes:
- the xseA gene encoding exodeoxyribonuclease VII large subunit yields the protein MADPLFDVQPARLVAEQVPGDNAAAMSVGELSQKLKRIVEGEFGHVRLRGEISGYKRVASGHAYLALKDDSAVIDGVIWKGQAAGLAFRPQDGVEVIVTGRLTTYPGRSKYQIVIERMELAGAGALMALLEKLKAELAAEGLFAPERKRPLPFLPRRIGVVTSPTGAVIRDILHRLEDRCPTHVLVWPVKVQGDGAAAEVAAAVRGFDALPAALRPDLVIVARGGGSIEDLWAFNEEIVVRAVAACTIPIISAVGHETDTTLCDYAADLRAPTPTAAAEMAVPVLADLRLTIAGHAQRAERCARRHVERARERLTALARLLPPRDRLLGPQRQRLDDAGMRLDRGLERRVARDRSQLDRAGGALRPAALQRRVDSARQRLIDVGRLLDSVNPDTILDRGYARVTARDGATLTSAAAARAAGNLTLHFKDRETVDAKVERSAKPAYPAAKPDQPTLL from the coding sequence ATGGCCGATCCCCTCTTCGACGTGCAGCCCGCGCGGCTGGTAGCCGAGCAGGTGCCGGGCGACAACGCCGCGGCGATGAGCGTCGGCGAACTGTCGCAAAAGCTGAAGCGGATTGTGGAGGGCGAATTCGGCCACGTCCGGCTGCGCGGCGAGATTTCGGGCTACAAGCGCGTCGCCTCGGGTCACGCCTATCTCGCGCTGAAGGACGACAGCGCGGTGATCGATGGCGTGATCTGGAAGGGGCAGGCGGCGGGTCTGGCGTTCCGCCCGCAGGACGGCGTCGAGGTGATCGTCACCGGACGGCTGACGACCTATCCGGGGCGATCGAAATACCAGATCGTGATCGAGCGTATGGAGCTGGCCGGCGCAGGCGCGCTGATGGCCTTGCTCGAAAAACTGAAGGCCGAACTGGCGGCGGAGGGGCTGTTCGCGCCCGAACGCAAACGGCCGCTGCCGTTCCTGCCGCGACGGATCGGCGTCGTCACCTCGCCGACCGGCGCAGTCATTCGCGACATTCTCCACCGGCTGGAGGATCGCTGTCCGACGCATGTGCTGGTCTGGCCGGTGAAGGTGCAGGGCGACGGGGCCGCGGCGGAGGTCGCCGCGGCGGTGCGCGGGTTCGATGCCCTGCCAGCGGCGTTGCGTCCCGACCTGGTGATCGTCGCGCGCGGCGGCGGCTCGATCGAGGATCTTTGGGCGTTCAACGAGGAGATCGTCGTGCGCGCGGTCGCCGCCTGCACGATCCCGATCATCTCCGCGGTCGGGCATGAAACCGATACGACGCTCTGCGACTATGCCGCTGATCTGCGCGCGCCGACCCCGACCGCGGCGGCGGAGATGGCGGTGCCGGTGCTGGCCGACCTGCGGCTGACAATCGCGGGCCATGCGCAGCGCGCCGAACGCTGCGCGCGGCGGCACGTCGAACGTGCGCGCGAACGGCTGACCGCGCTCGCCCGGTTGCTGCCGCCGCGCGACCGGTTGCTGGGGCCGCAGCGCCAGCGGCTCGACGATGCTGGAATGCGGCTCGATCGCGGGCTGGAGCGGCGCGTCGCGCGCGACCGCAGCCAGCTCGACCGGGCGGGCGGGGCATTGCGGCCCGCAGCGCTCCAGCGGCGTGTCGATAGCGCACGGCAACGGCTGATCGACGTCGGGCGGCTGCTCGATTCGGTCAATCCCGACACGATCCTCGACCGCGGCTATGCCCGCGTCACCGCGCGCGACGGCGCGACGTTGACCAGCGCGGCGGCGGCGCGGGCGGCGGGAAACCTGACGCTTCATTTCAAGGACCGCGAGACCGTTGACGCCAAGGTTGAGCGCAGCGCCAAGCCCGCCTATCCTGCCGCCAAGCCCGATCAACCGACCTTGCTGTAG